The following DNA comes from Acidicapsa ligni.
AGATTCCCTGCGGGAATGATAGACAGAAAGGCAACGGCTAAGAGCATTAGGGCTTGCGAATATCGGTGTGAATGAAGTCATTGCCTTTGTAGAGCAGCGGTTCTCGCTTGTCGCGAGCCAGTGCATAGGCAAAGCAGTCGCCGAAGTTGAGGTTAGCCCGGTGTCCGCTGCCGCGGCCGTAGTCGCGGTAGGCCTGGCGAGCGATTCGGGCCTGTTGAACGGTGAAAGGCTCAATCTCAATATGCGTTGCTTCGAGGATGGCATCGAAACGAGCTCGTAGTAATGGATCTTTATATCCGTCCACGACGATGCTGGCTTCGAGGTAAGTAGCTGCGGAGATTTTGACAGATCGCGATTCCAGTATTGCGGCCTTGAATGCCTGGGCCTCCGGTTCTTCTCTAAGTATTGCGATTAATGCCGAGGAGTCGAGGATCATATCGGGAGTCCCGTTTCCGGATCGTATAACGCGTCTATCAGCTCCGTGGAAGTGGGTCCGTCCTTCATCAAAACGGCGGTTTCACGCGTTACCTCATCCAGCCACTTCGCTAATTCAGCTTTTGGATTGGGCTGCTCCAGTTGCGCTTTTACTGCAAGGGTGATTGCACCAGTCATGCTTTGTCCAGTGCGCTTGCTCAGTTCTCTTACCAATCGAACCGTTTCTTCGTTCTTTATATTCAGGCTCGTCATTGTCTACCTTTCTACCAGTATTATCTATAATTCTACCATCCGTGGTGTTTTCCTTAAGCTTGATGGGGGTTGTGCAGGTGAGAAATCCTGCAATGCCATAATCTAAGAGAATGAGCGATGCCATTTTGGAATCGGGTGCGGGGCTGGCAGGCGGCGACACTCCCGGCGAAATTTACGATGTACTGGTCATTGGGGCGGGGCCGACGGGGCTTGCCTGCGCTATTGACGCGCAGAATGCAGGCTTTCGCGTGGTTCTGGTGGAGAAGGGCTGCATCTGCAATTCGCTCTACCATTACCCTTCGCACATGACTTTTTTCACCACGCCGGAGCTGCTGGAGATCGGCAACATTCCTTTTCCCAGCCCCAATCCCAAGCCCAACCGCAATGAGGCGCTGCAGTATTACCGGCAGGTCGCGGCGTATTACAAGCTGGAAGTGCGGCAGTATCATCGCGTGGAGCAGGTGACGGGTTCAGACGGACAGTTTGTTGTGCATACGCGCGACCGTTTTGAGCGTAGTGGACGAATCGTGGCGCGCAAGTTAGTGATCGCGACCGGTTATTACGATCTGCCGAATTACCTTGGAATTCCGGGGGAGAATCTCTCGAAGGTGATGCATTATTACGACGATCCGCATCCCTATTCCGACCTGGAGATTTTGGTGATTGGCGGTAAAAATTCTGCGGCGATTGCTGCCCTGGAGCTGTGGCGGCATGGGGCGCGTGTGACGCTTGTGCATCGCGGCCCGGATATTCATCGTCACGTGAAATACTGGATCAAGCCTGATATCGAAAATCGCATCAAGAATGGCGAGATTACCGCTTATTTCGATTCGCAGGTAGCGGAGATCTCAATCGATTCTGTACGGCTGGAGACTCCATCGGGGGAGCGTATTCTTAGCAACGATTTTGTCTTTGCGCTGGTGGGCTATCATCCTGATTTTTCTTTTATAGAGAGCCTCGGAGTACGGTCGA
Coding sequences within:
- a CDS encoding type II toxin-antitoxin system VapC family toxin; protein product: MILDSSALIAILREEPEAQAFKAAILESRSVKISAATYLEASIVVDGYKDPLLRARFDAILEATHIEIEPFTVQQARIARQAYRDYGRGSGHRANLNFGDCFAYALARDKREPLLYKGNDFIHTDIRKP
- a CDS encoding YpdA family putative bacillithiol disulfide reductase; its protein translation is MSDAILESGAGLAGGDTPGEIYDVLVIGAGPTGLACAIDAQNAGFRVVLVEKGCICNSLYHYPSHMTFFTTPELLEIGNIPFPSPNPKPNRNEALQYYRQVAAYYKLEVRQYHRVEQVTGSDGQFVVHTRDRFERSGRIVARKLVIATGYYDLPNYLGIPGENLSKVMHYYDDPHPYSDLEILVIGGKNSAAIAALELWRHGARVTLVHRGPDIHRHVKYWIKPDIENRIKNGEITAYFDSQVAEISIDSVRLETPSGERILSNDFVFALVGYHPDFSFIESLGVRSKGPDRLPVCDPESLESNVPGIYLAGVIVAGARTNEIFIENGRFHGGQITADLVKKRAAGPFSTSQLLNIPVL
- a CDS encoding type II toxin-antitoxin system VapB family antitoxin gives rise to the protein MTSLNIKNEETVRLVRELSKRTGQSMTGAITLAVKAQLEQPNPKAELAKWLDEVTRETAVLMKDGPTSTELIDALYDPETGLPI